The following coding sequences are from one Roseburia hominis A2-183 window:
- a CDS encoding lectin like domain-containing protein — MKYSKRYIVFGVLVAAMLIFKLEPGASGSGTVENFRGANLQAATWNPLIASSVNDNLLSLVIDNKEYTNENHTFYMDDQLNIMVPVNILRDALNCSAHVYDGKRLLVEKHANEVEFSLGASEAKVNGTREVIVSPFIRKDDTYYVSLNDLANYLDYSYSWDIQENQASAMDTSDSATIIPTRYDLREKGRAAAVRNQGTFGTCWAFAALGALESSLLPEEKLQFSVDHMTMNNGFTLTQDDGGEYTMGMAYLAAWEGPVYEADDPYGDNKTNPDLTAVKHVQEMQIIDGKDYEKIKESVFLYGGVQTSIYNGLRSSQSKSPYYNQKTNSYCYIGTEKPNHDVVIIGWDDSYSKENFNVDLEGDGAFICQNSWGDTFGEDGVFYISYYDTNIGTHNVVYTKIEEPGNYDHIYQSDLCGWVGQLGYNKDSAYGANVYTTSQEEELVAAGFYAIGKDSQYELYVVRNFEDAGSLTQRIPVASGKLSNAGYYTVDFNQAISLDAGERYAIVLHMITPGSVHPMAIEYAADEATADVILDDGESYISTNGARWDSVDTVEECNLCIKAFSKNR; from the coding sequence ATGAAATATTCAAAAAGATATATCGTGTTTGGCGTGCTGGTAGCCGCCATGCTGATTTTTAAATTAGAACCGGGGGCATCGGGGAGCGGAACGGTGGAAAATTTCCGCGGAGCCAATCTGCAGGCGGCAACCTGGAACCCGTTGATCGCATCCAGCGTAAATGATAATCTGTTGTCGCTGGTGATCGATAACAAGGAATACACCAACGAGAACCATACGTTTTATATGGATGACCAGCTGAATATCATGGTTCCGGTGAACATTCTGCGCGATGCACTCAACTGCAGCGCGCATGTGTATGACGGAAAGCGGCTCCTTGTGGAGAAGCATGCGAATGAGGTGGAGTTTTCACTGGGCGCCTCGGAGGCGAAAGTCAACGGAACCCGTGAGGTGATCGTGTCGCCGTTTATCCGCAAGGACGATACCTACTATGTAAGCCTGAATGATCTGGCGAATTATCTGGATTATTCCTATTCCTGGGATATACAGGAGAATCAGGCGTCGGCGATGGACACGTCGGACAGTGCGACAATCATACCGACCCGCTATGATCTGAGGGAGAAGGGACGGGCGGCAGCAGTGCGCAATCAGGGAACTTTCGGCACCTGCTGGGCGTTTGCCGCGCTGGGGGCACTGGAGTCGTCGTTGCTGCCGGAAGAGAAACTGCAGTTTTCGGTCGACCATATGACGATGAACAATGGATTTACACTGACGCAGGATGACGGCGGGGAATATACCATGGGAATGGCTTATCTGGCGGCATGGGAAGGACCTGTATACGAAGCGGATGACCCTTACGGGGACAATAAAACGAATCCGGATCTTACAGCGGTCAAGCATGTGCAGGAAATGCAGATCATCGACGGAAAAGATTATGAGAAGATCAAGGAGTCGGTCTTTTTATACGGCGGAGTGCAGACGTCGATCTATAACGGGCTGCGCAGCTCGCAGTCAAAGTCTCCGTATTACAATCAGAAGACAAATTCCTACTGCTACATCGGTACAGAGAAGCCGAATCACGACGTTGTGATTATCGGCTGGGACGACAGTTATTCCAAGGAGAATTTTAATGTGGATCTCGAGGGAGACGGCGCATTTATCTGCCAGAACAGCTGGGGAGATACGTTCGGCGAGGACGGGGTGTTTTACATATCGTATTATGATACGAATATAGGCACCCACAACGTTGTGTATACAAAGATCGAAGAGCCGGGCAACTATGACCATATCTATCAGAGCGATCTGTGCGGCTGGGTCGGACAGCTTGGCTATAACAAGGACAGCGCCTACGGCGCCAATGTCTACACGACGTCACAGGAAGAGGAACTGGTGGCAGCCGGTTTTTACGCGATAGGAAAAGACTCCCAGTACGAGCTGTACGTTGTAAGGAACTTTGAGGATGCCGGTTCGCTGACGCAGCGGATTCCGGTGGCGTCCGGCAAACTCTCCAACGCGGGCTATTATACGGTTGATTTTAATCAGGCAATTTCACTGGATGCGGGGGAGCGTTATGCGATTGTGCTTCACATGATTACGCCGGGGTCGGTGCATCCGATGGCAATCGAATACGCTGCCGACGAGGCGACTGCGGATGTGATTCTGGACGATGGCGAGAGTTATATCAGTACCAACGGCGCCAGATGGGACAGCGTGGATACGGTGGAGGAATGTAATCTCTGTATTAAGGCATTCAGTAAGAATCGATAA